The nucleotide window TGCTGGCGCGTGGAACCCTGTCATTCCGACTCGGAGGAAGCCTTGCCCCTGTCGCTCCTGGCGGCCCTGGCGCTCACCGCCGCCCCCGCCGCCTCGCCTCACCCCTACAACGTCCAGGATCAAGTCACCCTGCGCCGGCTCAGCGAGCCGCGCGTCTCGCCCGACGGCCAGCGCATCGCCTTCGTGCTGCGCACCACGGACATGGAGGCCAACCGCGGCCGCACGGACCTGTGGCTCGTCAACGCCGACGGCTCGGGCGCTCGCCAGCTCACCTCGCACCCGGATGCGGACAACCAGCCCGTGTGGGCGCCGGATGGGCGCAGCCTCTTCTTCCTCTCCTCGCGCGGAGGCTCCTCGCAGGTGTGGCGCCTGCCCATCGACGGCGGCGAGCCCCAGCAGGTGACGAAGCTCCCGCTCGACGTGAACGCCTTCGCCCTCTCGCGCGACGGCGCCCGGCTCGCGGTGGCCCTGGAGGTCTTCCCCGACTGCGCCACGCTGGAGTGCACCCCCCAGCGCCAGGAGACGAAGGCCAAGAGCAAGAGCTCCGGCCGCGTCTACGACAAGCTCTTCGTGCGCCACTGGGACACGTGGGCGGACGGGCGGCGCTCGCACCTGTTCGTCCTGCCCGTGGCGGGCGGCACGCCCGTGGACGTGACGAAGGGCATGGACGCGGACGCCCCGAGCAAGCCCTTCGGCGGCGCGGAGGAGTTCACCTTCACCCCGGACGGCAAGGGCGTCGTCTTCACCGCTCGGGACGCGGGCCGTCAGGAGTCGTGGAGCACGGACCTGGACCTCTTCGTCGCCTCGGCGGACGGACAGGGCCAGCCGCGCAAGCTCACCACGAGCAACCGCGCCACGGACACCTCGCCCGTGTTCAGCCCGGATGGGAAGACGCTGGCGTACCTGGCCATGGAGCGCCCGGGCTACGAGGCGGATCGCCTGCGCGTCATCCTCCGCTCGTGGCCGGACGGCAAGGAGCGCGTGCTCACGGAGAAGTGGGACCGCTCGGCCGAGGCGCTCACCTGGAGCGCGGACGGCAAGACGCTCTTCACCGCGGCCTACAACGAGCTGCAGCACCCGGCCTTCGCCATCGACGTGGCGAGCGGCGCGGTGCGCGCCATCACCCAGGAGGGCTATGCCACGGACGTGCAGCCCGTCGCCGGAGGCCGCCTCGTCTACGCCTTCGACACCCTGAAGTCGCCAGCGGACCTGTTCTCCGTCAACGTGGATGGCTCGGACGCGCGCCAGCTCACGCGCGTGAACCAGGAGGCGCTGGCCTCCATCCGCTTCGGTGACTTC belongs to Hyalangium gracile and includes:
- a CDS encoding alpha/beta hydrolase family protein, with the translated sequence MPLSLLAALALTAAPAASPHPYNVQDQVTLRRLSEPRVSPDGQRIAFVLRTTDMEANRGRTDLWLVNADGSGARQLTSHPDADNQPVWAPDGRSLFFLSSRGGSSQVWRLPIDGGEPQQVTKLPLDVNAFALSRDGARLAVALEVFPDCATLECTPQRQETKAKSKSSGRVYDKLFVRHWDTWADGRRSHLFVLPVAGGTPVDVTKGMDADAPSKPFGGAEEFTFTPDGKGVVFTARDAGRQESWSTDLDLFVASADGQGQPRKLTTSNRATDTSPVFSPDGKTLAYLAMERPGYEADRLRVILRSWPDGKERVLTEKWDRSAEALTWSADGKTLFTAAYNELQHPAFAIDVASGAVRAITQEGYATDVQPVAGGRLVYAFDTLKSPADLFSVNVDGSDARQLTRVNQEALASIRFGDFETFSFPGANGDKVFGFVVKPVGFDPKKKYPVALLIHGGPQGSFANHFHYRWNPQAFAGHGYAVVSIDFHGSTGYGQAFTDAIQDDWGGKPLEDLQKGLAAATARYSFLHPERVCALGASYGGYMINWIAGNWSDRFKCLVNHDGILDNRMGYFDTEELWFPEWEHKGTPWDNPAAYAKHSPIEHVGKWKTPMLVIQGGKDFRVVETQALGTFNALQRRGIPSKFLYFPDENHWVLKPANSVLWHETVLSWLDQWTKQGGASPVVKSAP